ATTTTAGGATCATGTGTGTATAAGTACACGAGTCACGAGGAGAAgactaaaataagaaaaactaacTTTAAGTGTAATATGTGCTATTCTTCAACTGTGATTGAAGTTTCATCTCAAGGATTCAcacaaataaattttgtattgaaACGATTATGCAGACGAGACTTCATTCTGATGGAAGAACGGTTCAAACAACATCTAAGGAATTGTATATAAGTTCTGTAAAAAAATCGAACCTGGTCTGAGGAAGCAGATTTTGGAAGAGAGGAGCTAGAAGAGGGTTTAGATGAATGGGTCGTTTCATCATGATGAAGGACCTGAGCTTTGTCCTTGTCAACGTTAGTTAAAGCCAAAACAGGATCATAAAGTGATGATCCACCATGGAAGGAAGGCATGTCACCGAGCAAATATCTTGAAGAACCAGGAGGGGTGATCAAATCAGTAGGTGGCCTAACCCAACTCCTCCTCAGAATACTATCAATTGGTTTTGAAGAGTAATTGTTTGTGATGTGTTCGGTCAACTTTTCCACActacttttcttcttttgatcaaGACCCTTTGctggatttttctttttctggccACTTGGCTTGGAAGTGGAGTTTTTCTTAGGCTTGGGGAGATGATCATGCAAAGGTTTAGGAGAAGAACTAGGGACAATGAAGTCTCTGGAGGGTGTTCTTCTTGGATCTGTGATGATGGGGTTGTGGCGGTCAATGGCTCTGCCACCTAATTGAGTAGTGttggaaatggaggaagagggTTCATCCATGCTAAGACATATGGCTGTTGAGGCCTGTGATGCACAGAAGATGTCTATGCCTTTCATATCTCGATGATCAAGGGTAAGAGATTCTGCAGTGTAACAAAGGAAGAGATAGAGAAGAAGGTTGAACCAGAAGGAAAGTTGCTACTCACTGCTTTTAAGCTTCAATTGGGAGTGAGTGAAGTATGGTTGGTAGGTTGAGATATAGAGCAAAGAGAAAACATGgaaatttcaaaattgaattGGTTTCTTGTTTAATATGTGGAAACAGCAACAGTAAATAACGTAGGAAGGAAATGTTTAAACTTTCCCAATACCATAACTCGTTTGGATATTTTTTGTAACAGTATACCACACATGCATCTTCAAAACTAAACTATACAAACGAGGACTaaagttataaatttatcctCATGTGAAAATTCTTAGTATCGTTTCTGATAATtctcaaatattaattatctcATCTTCATATTTTACATAATCCAGAAATAAGTGGTGCAAATTCTTCAAAGCATTCCATAATACTTATCTTATATACTAATTGAGGCTTTGTCATTCTCTTAAAAGGGCAAAGATGTAGAAaggaaatcatcaaatttatgtaAAGCCAGAGAAACACAGTGATTTTTATGACATGCAACCAACATTACTGTTGCtttaaagaatgaaaatgacACAAAATAAGTACACTGAAATTGCCTTAActctttgtttctttcattatgcagaaagaaaaaaaaaatttcaatgcATCTATTCTTATacatataaaagtttaatttcaaTGCATCCTCAATTAATAAGAAATgattattgaaataattttgaaaatggcTATGATTCATTATCAGTGCATGTGGTATTTAGCCGATTTATATATTCCAGGCTTAGtactttttgtatctttttgCACGGGTGACTAAATGTCTGTGATTATCATTGCTCCCATAATAATACTACATGATAATTATTTCTTAAAGTAATGATTTTGTGCAACAACATATGCATACATGAAGGTGCAGACATGTTTTGGAATGACGTGAAGTTGCAGCGACATGAATTTCCATTTTATGTGGTGGCTTGAATTGAATGGATAAAAAAATGGGAGGCACAAACAACTAAAGCACAGTGAATTTGGGTAATTCTCTGTTGCCGTGTTGGCTTGTTGGGCATGGGCTACACTATTTACCTACCAACATGCACTTGACAGAAGCACTTTATAGAACATTGAAAACATAGTCAGAGGAAACAGCACAATTTGTGTTTTATAAGGAAATAATAATGCTATCGGTGAGACACTAAACACACCAATTTAAACAAGTTTAGTGTTGATGATAATTGATGCTGGTAAGCAATAAGGAAACTAGTAAAGCATGAAATCTGCTTGAACGTTTGATGCTGGGACACATGAACTGTGCAACTTGAACACAATACGAAGAggaaaatcaaaaacacaacaCATTATAAGATTCTAATGGAACAAATTCTGCCAGTTAGTAAACCATTTCGAATTTTGCTTTCTTGTGGATGGATGCGACGcaaagtcactttttttttttctcttttatcaactaaaaaaaatgaacgaAATTCCCTTCACATATTCATGGAATCAGATGCTTCGTGGctttcttcctcctcttttCCTCCTTACTTTATTATCTTCTTCCCCCATTTTTGAACGATAGCCAATGTTCTGCACCCACCATTCAaaattctctctttctttttccccttTATTCTGTTTTCTCTTCGATTCCAATCCTGAAAGGTTTTAGAGATAGAGCTGAGCTTTTGTTCTATGTCACAAGGGATGGAGGCAAAACTATTATACTTGAATTACCTTCTAATTTGAATCAAGATTCAAAACCTCTTAAGGGACACTAATTCATTATAATAACGTagattattcaaaatataataagatgAAAGCCAAGTTATAATCCGCGTTAGTAATTTTGGAGtggtttattatttttctctctccctaggattaataatatatgtgttctgttataaaaaaaacacacaaattattatgtattaaatGTAACATTCCAGAATCTTTAAAccagtttttttaaaaaattaaacataataaagtaTTTATCTAAACAAGAGAATATCAAAAtccatttttctattttatgtcTTAGTTCTATAGTTTCCTAATACCTCCTCATCCTTGATATCTTCATAAACTCACATTATTAAAGTGATCAatacaaaagataaaacaaacacacaaacaaacgACGACGACAATAACAACAATGATAAGCTAATGTTAAAAGAAACAATATCAAGATTCATCATTTATTATATGTCATACAAAATTAAGCAAATATCTTAAACACACAATGAACCTAGACATGACTATCTACTGCTCTATAGAatcattgtcaatgggtttgACTCTAGCACACTCACAAAGTTAATCCGTTCCGCGTCTTAGGTCATAATGGAACACCTAGACTAAGACATCatgctactctcaccacatgcaCCATCTCTCTCTAATTTAGATTGGATAACCATTAAAGTGTCAGGATAACCCCAAAACTGAGCTTATTACATTCATACATACCAATCTTGAAACAAACATTAAGAATTTCACCTTTAGAAActcttatttttttagtttattagttaaataatttaattataccTGGAATCGCATTatagttaaataataatttatgcatgtttttaaaattatattgtattgaaaACAACAGAGAAGAAATCTTTGTACATGATAAAAATGTTTCTACTACACCCCTATAGTTTTATATCTTTTCTCCTTTCATCCTTTTAGACATCTTTTAAGTAAAATTGTGATGAAGTTATACATTTCAAAGTAGACAATACTTTAGATGAAGGGTGACTGACTTTAATTACGTTACTGTtggaagtggactttaagcctaattcaaccccacaaaatcggcttatAGAATGAGATTTGCACcaacttataaactatgaattggccttgTCTCTAGTCAAAGTGGTACTTCCAACACacccgaggtatatacatctcgagcgtgtagagttgtaaaaaaggattacaattaatttaaaataaacaaaaaaaaaggtgattaacgtcgtatattaacaaaatttgatgttaagttaacgtcgtatattaacaaaattcgacattaacgtataattttttaaattcgacatcAATTTAATGTTTCCTAATATAACGTCTTTTgcgaattcgccgttaaaagtCCAAAATATTCAACGTTATACACTATTTTTGTACTTGTGATtcaaaatgagaataaaaatttatactatcaatatacattagattttaaaaatatgttcatCTTCTAATATACAAATTAAGAAAGGATTCAGGTAcgtataatattaattattatttagtaaaatataaaatttataaattaataatatatatatatatatatatatatatatattactattattgtCTTACAActttatagaaagaaaaacttcaacatataacataaataaagaaaacatgtaatttaactaaataaaataatacaaattataaagagaagaaagttgatattttattttaaaacaaaatatattgaatagaAAAATTTACTTACAtatcttatttttctatatCTAATTACTCTTTCATGTTTAATTATACAATGTTCAAATCGTATGAATAACACATTGAACAATTTACATAGAAAAATCTATTTCTCTTTGTGCACATTATTTTCTCCTGCCTGTATCACTCGTAATCTTGTCAAAACgagtatatattatttgtattcatataatgatattaaataataaatcttaTATTCTAACAATCGGCGGTATTAATGATtactttaaaaacaaaaatttactaataatgaatttaaaaataaatatttcaaatatataaaaatgtgttatataaaaattattaaagttcaTTGAAATATTGCCCCCACAATGGTCCAAAACGACCTTAGAGAACTTGGTGAGAATTGCCACCATAATGGATCATGGCCCATTGGCCCATTCATCCTTGTGAATGACCAAGATATGTGGGAATTGTGCTGTGGGGATCACCAAATAAATCTCCTCTTAAATACTGTTTCTGTTTTTCGTCTAAATGTTAAATAttcaacaattatttatttattattttaaaattttgaaataatatgaattatttttcaattatttccttattttatttagtcttaattaatttgtataatatattttcactTCACTTCATATTTTGATACGGAGAGTGTAGTGCATATTTAACTGGATACGgatttatgaaatattaaagttatataattataaaatattaagagtcatataataaattttatatttatcgaaaaaataatttattttattgtaaaatataaacagtTAGAGAGACACAAAGGTCAAAGTCTATGTTTAAATGATAGTAAGGATTTGAGGATTATTGTTTTGTTGAAACAATCGAAACCACAATTTTTTGTGAATTATTATTCGACAGAGATAAtgaaaaaatcatttgaaacttaattctaaacttttttttcctttttaaatttaagcggaatgcaaatttaaaaataagtgtaAACTTAAAGAAGAATATGCACTATACTATATATTTACtaataattagaattaataaacaaaataaaagttttcataaTCATTTTATAAGGTCATATAATTTAAGATGTTTCATTTTTAcctaaatttttttacatgttataaaaaaaagagcAGGCAAGACTATTTAATGCACAATGATTATTTGACCCAGCTTTATCATTCAACAGTCTGACTAGTTCAGATAACATCACCCTCTAATCTacaataaatagaataaaagtcTTATAGCGATTTAGttgaataattattatattggtAAAATGGTCTATCAAATATGCATTTGGAGTAGGGAATTCA
This sequence is a window from Vigna angularis cultivar LongXiaoDou No.4 chromosome 2, ASM1680809v1, whole genome shotgun sequence. Protein-coding genes within it:
- the LOC108327802 gene encoding protein SODIUM POTASSIUM ROOT DEFECTIVE 2 isoform X1 — encoded protein: MKGIDIFCASQASTAICLSMDEPSSSISNTTQLGGRAIDRHNPIITDPRRTPSRDFIVPSSSPKPLHDHLPKPKKNSTSKPSGQKKKNPAKGLDQKKKSSVEKLTEHITNNYSSKPIDSILRRSWVRPPTDLITPPGSSRYLLGDMPSFHGGSSLYDPVLALTNVDKDKAQVLHHDETTHSSKPSSSSSLPKSASSDQVVVLRVSLHCKGCEGKVRKHLSRMRGVTSFNIDFAAKKVTVVGDVTPLSVLASISKVKNAQFWPEPASVVGSGYAETKKTNFI
- the LOC108327802 gene encoding protein SODIUM POTASSIUM ROOT DEFECTIVE 2 isoform X2, translated to MKGIDIFCASQASTAICLSMDEPSSSISNTTQLGGRAIDRHNPIITDPRRTPSRDFIVPSSSPKPLHDHLPKPKKNSTSKPSGQKKKNPAKGLDQKKKSSVEKLTEHITNNYSSKPIDSILRRSWVRPPTDLITPPGSSRYLLGDMPSFHGGSSLYDPVLALTNVDKDKAQVLHHDETTHSSKPSSSSSLPKSASSDQVVVLRVSLHCKGCEGKVRKHLSRMRVVINYERDFVL